One stretch of Euphorbia lathyris chromosome 7, ddEupLath1.1, whole genome shotgun sequence DNA includes these proteins:
- the LOC136235898 gene encoding multiple C2 domain and transmembrane region protein 6 → MPKLVVEVLGASDLMPKDGQGSANPFVQVDFDEQRQKTQTKPRDLNPNWNEKLVFNLNNPSDLPNTTIDVVLFHDKRESGHDKNFLGRARISGVSVPFSQSEASIQRFPLEKRGIFSNIKGDIALKIYALLDSNDFPPPPPPSSSPPNFANFEPEPEPQPQPEPTPLQEINTNKIEVQVEDDFRAAEKKVQKKKKEKEVRTFHSIGTAGHTPAPVSSGFGFETHVMREKAPNVEARTDFARAAPASTVMQMQMPRQNPDYLLVETRPPLAARMRYRGGDKTSSTYDLVEQMHFLYVSVVKARDLPVMDVTGSVDPYVEVKLGNYKGRTKHLEKTQNPVWNQIFAFSKDRLQANLLEVTVKDKDFVKDDFVGRLLFDLSEVPVRVPPDSPLAPQWYKLEDKRGDKSMKGEIMLAVWMGTQADESFPEAWHSDAHDIGHTNLANARSKVYFSPKLDYLRVLVIEGQDLFPSDKGRAPDIYVKVQLGNQGRVTRPSPMRTMNPTWNEELMLVASEPFEDYIIISVEDRVAPGKDEIMGRVVIPVRDVPPRRETSKLPDPRWFNVFRPQIGEEDGEKKKEKFSSKILLGLCLETGYHVLDESTHFSSDLQPSSKFLRRERIGVLELGVLSAKNLLPMKSKEGRTTDAYCVAKYGNKWVRTRTLLDNLHPRWNEQYTWDVHDPCTVITIGVFDNCHINGSKDDARDQRIGKVRIRLSTLEADRVYTHYYPLLVLTPGGLRKHGEIQLALRFTCIAWVNMVAQYSKPLLPKMHYIQPISVRHIDWLRHQAMQIVAARLGRAEPPLRRETVEYMLDVDYHMWSLRRSKANFGRIMSLLSGIAAVCKWFSDICTWRNPITTCLVHVLFLILVCYPELILPTIFLYLFVIGMWNYRFRPRHPPHMDIRVSQADNVHPDELDEEFDTFPTTRPADIVRMRYDRLRSVAGRIQTVVGDLASQGERAHALLSWRDPRGTAIFIIFSLIWAVVIYVTPFQVVAVLVGLYLLRHPRFRSRMPSVPVNFFKRLPAKSDMLL, encoded by the coding sequence ATGCCTAAACTAGTAGTAGAAGTTCTTGGTGCAAGTGATCTTATGCCCAAAGATGGCCAAGGTTCTGCTAATCCTTTTGTTCAAGTTGATTTTGATGAACAAAGGCAAAAAACTCAAACTAAACCCAGAGACCTTAACCCTAATTGGAATGAAAAGCTTGTTTTCAATCTAAATAACCCATCAGATCTTCCTAATACCACCATTGATGTTGTTCTTTTCCATGACAAGAGAGAATCAGGTCATGACAAGAACTTCCTCGGCCGTGCTAGAATTTCCGGTGTCTCTGTCCCTTTTTCTCAATCTGAAGCTTCAATCCAGCGTTTCCCCCTTGAAAAAAGAGGCATTTTTTCTAATATCAAAGGGGATATAGCTCTTAAGATTTATGCTCTCCTTGATTCTAATGATTTCCCTCCTCCTCCCcctccttcctcttctcctCCAAATTTTGCTAATTTTGAACCAGAACCAGAACCACAACCACAACCAGAACCTACTCCTCTTCAGGAAATTAATACCAACAAGATTGAAGTACAGGTAGAAGATGATTTTAGGGCTGCTGAGAAGAAagtgcagaagaagaagaaagaaaaagaagtgaGGACATTTCACTCTATTGGCACTGCCGGTCATACTCCGGCGCCGGTGTCCTCCGGGTTCGGGTTTGAGACTCATGTGATGAGGGAGAAGGCACCAAATGTGGAAGCAAGAACGGATTTTGCTCGGGCAGCTCCGGCTAGTACAGTGATGCAAATGCAAATGCCAAGGCAGAATCCGGACTACTTACTGGTGGAGACTCGTCCGCCGTTGGCAGCTCGGATGCGGTACAGAGGAGGGGATAAGACATCAAGTACTTATGATTTGGTGGAGCAGATGCATTTTTTGTATGTTAGTGTGGTTAAGGCTAGAGATCTTCCTGTAATGGATGTTACAGGCAGTGTTGATCCGTATGTGGAAGTGAAGCTTGGGAATTACAAAGGCAGGACTAAACATTTGGAGAAGACTCAAAACCCTGTTTGGAATCAAATCTTTGCTTTCTCAAAGGATAGATTGCAGGCCAATTTGCTTGAAGTTACTGTTAAAGATAAGGACTTTGTCAAGGATGATTTTgtgggcagacttctttttgaTCTATCAGAAGTCCCTGTCCGAGTTCCGCCGGATAGTCCATTGGCTCCTCAATGGTATAAATTAGAAGACAAGAGGGGTGATAAATCTATGAAAGGTGAAATTATGCTTGCAGTTTGGATGGGAACACAGGCTGATGAATCATTTCCTGAGGCCTGGCATAGTGATGCTCATGATATTGGTCATACAAACCTTGCAAATGCTCGATCTAAGGTTTATTTTTCGCCCAAATTGGATTACCTTAGAGTTCTTGTAATAGAAGGTCAAGATCTTTTCCCTTCCGATAAGGGCCGAGCACCGGATATTTATGTGAAGGTTCAGCTTGGTAATCAGGGAAGAGTAACTAGACCTTCGCCTATGCGAACAATGAATCCTACTTGGAATGAAGAGCTTATGTTGGTAGCTTCTGAACCTTTTGAGGATTACATTATTATTTCTGTTGAAGATAGAGTTGCTCCAGGCAAAGATGAGATCATGGGAAGGGTAGTTATACCTGTTCGAGATGTCCCGCCAAGAAGGGAGACCTCGAAACTCCCCGACCCTCGCTGGTTCAATGTCTTCAGGCCTCAAATAGGAGAGGAAGACGGggaaaagaagaaagagaagttcTCCAGCAAGATTTTACTTGGTCTTTGCTTAGAGACTGGTTATCATGTTCTTGATGAGTCTACTCATTTCAGCAGTGATCTTCAGCCATCATCCAAGTTCCTGAGGAGGGAAAGGATTGGAGTTCTTGAACTTGGAGTCCTAAGTGCAAAAAATTTGCTGCCTATGAAGAGCAAGGAAGGTAGAACTACTGATGCATATTGTGTGGCCAAGTATGGAAACAAATGGGTTCGAACTCGAACCCTTCTCGACAACTTACATCCTCGTTGGAACGAGCAGTATACTTGGGATGTTCATGATCCTTGTACTGTGATCACCATTGGTGTTTTTGACAACTGCCACATTAATGGAAGCAAGGACGATGCGAGGGATCAGAGAATTGGGAAGGTTCGAATTCGCCTTTCGACTTTAGAAGCAGATCGTGTGTATACACATTACTATCCTTTGTTAGTTCTTACACCCGGGGGGTTGAGGAAGCATGGAGAGATTCAGTTGGCTTTGAGGTTCACATGCATAGCTTGGGTTAATATGGTGGCTCAGTATAGCAAACCCCTGCTGCCTAAGATGCATTATATCCAACCAATTTCGGTTAGGCACATTGATTGGCTTCGCCACCAAGCAATGCAAATAGTAGCAGCAAGGCTAGGAAGGGCAGAACCACCACTGCGGCGCGAAACTGTGGAGTATATGTTGGATGTGGATTACCATATGTGGAGTTTGAGAAGAAGCAAAGCTAATTTCGGCCGGATAATGTCTTTGCTTTCAGGCATTGCAGCTGTCTGTAAATGGTTCAGTGACATTTGCACATGGAGAAATCCAATCACCACATGTTTGGTACATGTCTTGTTCTTGATACTGGTATGCTATCCGGAGTTGATACTTCCCACAATCTTCCTCTACTTGTTTGTCATTGGTATGTGGAACTATAGGTTCCGACCAAGACACCCGCCTCACATGGATATTCGAGTTTCGCAAGCAGATAACGTGCACCCGGACGAGCTCGACGAGGAATTTGATACATTCCCAACAACACGACCAGCGGATATTGTTAGGATGAGATATGATAGGTTGAGAAGTGTTGCAGGCAGAATTCAGACTGTGGTCGGGGACTTGGCGAGCCAAGGGGAGAGAGCTCATGCGCTACTGAGTTGGCGAGACCCAAGGGGCACAGCCATCTTCATAATCTTTTCCTTGATCTGGGCAGTGGTCATTTACGTTACTCCGTTCCAAGTTGTGGCTGTTCTGGTTGGACTTTACTTGCTCCGGCATCCACGGTTCAGGAGCCGGATGCCATCAGTACCTGTCAACTTCTTCAAGAGATTACCAGCCAAATCAGATATGCTACTATGA